In a genomic window of Sporosarcina trichiuri:
- a CDS encoding low molecular weight protein arginine phosphatase: MNICFICTGNTCRSPLAEGLLRSKELPGVAVRSAGIYAADGMPISDHSKVILENSGFPYTPVSRQFSRADAEWADLILTMTAGHRDTLRRSYADHAAKVFTLKEYTGQADHDVQDPFGGSFSLYESTFGELAEQIDLLASRLLGEQ; this comes from the coding sequence ATGAATATTTGTTTTATCTGCACAGGAAATACATGCAGAAGTCCGCTTGCCGAAGGGCTTCTGAGATCGAAGGAACTGCCGGGTGTCGCAGTCCGGTCCGCAGGCATCTATGCAGCAGACGGAATGCCTATTTCCGATCATTCGAAGGTTATACTGGAAAATAGTGGGTTTCCGTACACGCCCGTATCCAGGCAGTTCTCCAGGGCGGATGCCGAATGGGCGGATCTGATACTGACGATGACAGCGGGTCATCGGGATACGCTGCGCCGGTCATATGCAGACCATGCGGCCAAGGTATTCACGCTGAAGGAGTATACGGGGCAGGCGGACCATGACGTCCAGGACCCGTTCGGCGGCAGCTTCTCTTTGTACGAATCAACATTCGGCGAATTGGCGGAACAAATCGATCTGCTCGCAAGCAGACTACTGGGGGAACAATAA
- a CDS encoding methyl-accepting chemotaxis protein, with amino-acid sequence MAETKRKFGLKWKLVVFVTILAVVTYSFSALFINFLQPRFFPGFNPLWFGIMTYGLGIIWSAILAALFSNILTKPLQKLEREAIRVADGRIGTDIELPDSSDEIRSVAEAFQQVVLNLRGIVGQIEENFDRTSRSVGVLHTETGSAASQADAIASTIAEISSGAEATAVSVQETAEAMEDVRSIAADVSSRAEESSRQSEEMLDELKKTTDAYRALVVGIRDMSTQSEASLSTIRDLDRNAQKIGEIVELVGGIANQTNLLALNASIEAARAGEHGKGFAVVAEEVRVLADESAKSVQMIGGLVSTIQSDVTKVVREIEMQVKTAGQEADRADETNKSITVMASTINTMAGSITGITELVEHQLTQIEKTAHQSQEVAAIAEETSAGAEEVQAATEEQAHSIEQTSNLASDLKDQSEALYAVIRRFDTSN; translated from the coding sequence ATGGCAGAGACAAAGAGGAAATTCGGGTTGAAATGGAAACTGGTTGTGTTCGTAACAATATTGGCGGTCGTCACGTATTCGTTCAGCGCGCTGTTCATCAATTTCCTGCAGCCGCGCTTCTTTCCGGGCTTCAACCCGCTCTGGTTCGGTATCATGACATACGGTCTCGGGATCATCTGGTCGGCGATCCTCGCTGCATTGTTCAGCAACATCCTGACCAAACCGCTCCAGAAACTCGAACGGGAAGCGATCCGGGTGGCGGACGGCAGAATCGGCACGGATATCGAACTGCCGGATTCGTCGGATGAAATCCGCTCTGTTGCGGAAGCGTTCCAGCAGGTCGTCCTGAACCTGCGCGGCATTGTCGGGCAGATCGAAGAGAATTTCGACAGGACATCACGTTCTGTCGGCGTCCTGCATACCGAAACAGGGTCCGCTGCAAGTCAGGCGGATGCCATCGCGTCGACAATCGCGGAGATTTCCTCCGGTGCAGAAGCGACAGCCGTGTCCGTCCAGGAGACTGCGGAGGCGATGGAAGATGTCCGCTCGATCGCGGCAGACGTCAGCAGCCGTGCGGAGGAATCGTCCAGGCAGTCGGAGGAGATGCTGGACGAATTGAAGAAGACGACAGATGCCTACCGGGCGCTTGTCGTCGGCATACGGGACATGTCCACACAAAGCGAAGCCTCGCTCTCGACCATCCGGGACCTCGACCGCAACGCACAGAAGATCGGGGAAATCGTGGAACTGGTCGGCGGCATCGCTAATCAGACGAATCTCCTGGCACTCAACGCGTCGATCGAAGCTGCCCGTGCAGGGGAGCATGGCAAAGGGTTCGCTGTCGTCGCAGAGGAAGTGCGCGTGCTGGCGGATGAAAGCGCGAAATCGGTCCAGATGATCGGCGGCCTCGTCAGCACGATCCAGTCCGATGTCACGAAAGTCGTCAGGGAGATCGAGATGCAGGTGAAAACAGCCGGTCAGGAAGCGGACCGGGCTGATGAAACGAACAAGAGCATCACCGTGATGGCATCGACCATCAATACGATGGCCGGTTCGATCACAGGCATCACGGAACTCGTCGAACACCAATTGACACAGATCGAAAAGACAGCGCATCAGTCCCAGGAAGTCGCAGCGATTGCGGAAGAGACATCCGCCGGAGCGGAAGAAGTCCAGGCGGCGACCGAGGAGCAGGCGCATTCCATCGAGCAGACAAGCAATCTCGCAAGCGATCTGAAAGATCAGTCCGAAGCGCTGTATGCGGTCATCCGCCGATTCGATACATCCAACTGA
- a CDS encoding stage II sporulation protein R — protein MLQDYPQFTQTETIGNDTRHTWKRRLIVFAEFLLIMVMLQAVLSLFQTHENEEPVRYRILAHSDSASDQAVKVRIQQEIEPMITAVLANTSTQPEIDAALKGIEADMLAAAETIAPDMPVALERSQALFPAKRAGLWITPQDTYDAYILTIGSGRGSNWWCSIFPKVCYEEEEEEEPVKFFVWEWITSLFKA, from the coding sequence ATGCTGCAAGATTATCCACAGTTCACACAAACAGAGACGATTGGCAATGATACAAGACATACATGGAAGAGAAGACTGATAGTATTCGCCGAATTCCTGCTCATCATGGTGATGCTGCAGGCGGTTCTCTCACTCTTCCAGACACACGAAAACGAAGAACCGGTCCGCTACCGCATTCTCGCACACTCCGATTCGGCATCCGACCAGGCGGTGAAAGTCCGTATTCAGCAGGAGATCGAGCCGATGATCACAGCTGTGCTCGCGAATACATCGACACAGCCTGAAATCGATGCGGCCCTGAAAGGGATCGAAGCGGACATGCTCGCAGCTGCAGAAACGATTGCCCCGGACATGCCCGTTGCGCTGGAACGCAGCCAGGCGCTGTTTCCGGCGAAACGGGCCGGCCTCTGGATTACGCCGCAGGATACGTATGATGCGTATATCCTGACGATCGGAAGCGGCCGCGGATCGAACTGGTGGTGTTCGATCTTTCCAAAAGTGTGCTATGAAGAAGAAGAAGAAGAGGAGCCTGTGAAATTCTTTGTCTGGGAGTGGATAACTTCCTTGTTCAAAGCGTAA
- a CDS encoding manganese efflux pump MntP, protein MVELIAAAVTTIDILVIYTLLHVRRRKWLIALWTGLLNVLFPLAGFLMGEWSAHLLSDWSGILSSVLLVLIGVHMLLQEEDTASQKLAGPLLLAVAVSLDGLSISMSFGLQQLNKTLFVSATGFFSLVLSWFALRTHMAMTLGMRAFLRRLAGVILIGMGILAWIS, encoded by the coding sequence TTGGTTGAACTCATTGCGGCAGCGGTGACCACGATCGACATCCTCGTCATCTACACACTGCTGCATGTACGGAGACGCAAGTGGCTCATCGCCTTATGGACCGGCCTGCTGAATGTCCTGTTCCCGCTTGCGGGATTTCTGATGGGCGAGTGGTCGGCGCATCTGCTCTCGGATTGGAGCGGTATCCTTTCAAGCGTACTGCTCGTATTGATCGGTGTACATATGCTTCTGCAGGAGGAGGACACGGCATCGCAGAAGCTTGCGGGTCCGCTGCTGCTGGCTGTCGCGGTCAGCCTGGATGGCCTGTCGATCAGCATGTCATTCGGATTGCAGCAGCTGAACAAAACGCTGTTCGTGAGCGCGACCGGATTCTTTTCATTGGTGCTCTCCTGGTTCGCCTTGCGGACGCATATGGCAATGACACTGGGCATGCGTGCGTTTCTGAGACGTTTAGCAGGGGTGATCCTGATCGGGATGGGAATATTGGCTTGGATTTCATAA
- a CDS encoding L-threonylcarbamoyladenylate synthase: MHTRLVKVDNTVDNDERYQQVVDCLKKGELAAFPTETVYGLGALATDPEAAQKIFEAKGRPSDNPLIVHIGTKEEAGHYADEIPEAAVRLMDAFWPGPLTLIFREKPGVIAKSVTAGIGTVGLRMPDHPVALKLLRLLGGPLAAPSANRSGKPSPTKAEHVLRDMHGKIPFILDGGATGVGVESTVIDMTSVPPAILRPGGVTAEMIESVIGPVRSETSAAEAEAPRAPGMKYLHYSPDAPVWLIKPDPGKIEAAIGSFRSEGGKVAVIGPDELRTDTADWYFATGPYGDPRELAARLYDALRTCDDTDASVILAVETPAEGMGLAVMNRLRKAADGKRLDP; the protein is encoded by the coding sequence ATGCACACTCGACTTGTGAAAGTGGATAACACTGTGGATAACGATGAAAGATATCAACAAGTTGTGGATTGTTTGAAAAAAGGGGAGCTCGCTGCCTTTCCGACCGAAACGGTGTACGGACTTGGGGCGCTTGCGACAGATCCGGAAGCGGCGCAGAAGATCTTTGAAGCGAAAGGCCGCCCCTCCGACAATCCACTGATCGTACATATCGGAACCAAAGAAGAAGCCGGGCACTATGCCGACGAAATCCCGGAAGCGGCAGTCCGGCTCATGGATGCATTCTGGCCGGGTCCGCTGACGCTGATCTTCCGGGAAAAGCCGGGGGTCATCGCAAAAAGCGTAACAGCAGGCATCGGCACGGTCGGCCTTCGCATGCCCGATCATCCTGTCGCGCTGAAACTGCTCCGGCTGCTCGGGGGGCCGCTCGCCGCACCGAGTGCAAACCGGAGCGGCAAGCCGAGCCCGACGAAAGCGGAGCACGTCCTTCGGGATATGCACGGAAAGATCCCGTTCATCCTGGATGGCGGGGCGACAGGCGTCGGTGTCGAATCGACCGTCATCGACATGACATCGGTGCCGCCAGCAATCCTGCGTCCGGGCGGTGTGACAGCTGAAATGATCGAATCGGTCATCGGTCCCGTCCGTTCCGAAACGTCAGCAGCCGAAGCGGAAGCGCCGCGCGCGCCGGGCATGAAGTATTTGCATTACTCACCTGACGCACCGGTCTGGCTCATCAAACCTGATCCCGGCAAAATCGAAGCAGCCATCGGTTCATTCCGATCGGAAGGCGGAAAAGTCGCCGTCATCGGACCGGACGAGCTCAGGACGGATACAGCGGACTGGTATTTTGCAACCGGACCGTACGGCGATCCGCGCGAACTCGCAGCCCGTCTCTACGATGCGCTGCGGACTTGCGATGACACGGATGCATCCGTCATCCTCGCCGTCGAGACACCGGCCGAAGGGATGGGCCTCGCCGTCATGAACCGGCTCAGGAAAGCGGCGGACGGCAAACGGCTCGATCCGTAA